Within Salvia splendens isolate huo1 chromosome 21, SspV2, whole genome shotgun sequence, the genomic segment CTGCTTTTGTTGTGAAACAACCAGTTTACTgggattatttttaaaatctattttttttttcaattacttTCAGCTGGTTAAACTTGAAATTGCTAGCCATATTGTTCCTTTCCAGTTTATACTGTAGTTGGAAAGGTCATGcttacattccactaatctGAGATCATTATTCTTGGACGCTGTTATGTGATAATGTCCATTTGTTCCTTACCATGCCTTTGCACTGGGCCTGAATACCCAGCATCAGTTATTGATTAATCACTTCCTATTTCCAACCAGCAGTTTGGATTTGTATCTCTAGTTAATAGTTTAATGGTTCTTATGTTAATAAAGATCTGACACCTGATGACACAGTATATATCATTGGCTTGTACAGGATAGGCACTGAACATGAAAAGTTTGGGTTTGAGATTGGATCATTAAACCCCATGAGATATGAACAGATAGCAGAGCTTCTTAACGTTATATCTGAGAGATTTCACTGGGATAAAATAATGGAAGGTGAAAACATTATTGGACTCAAGCAAGTATGTAATTTATCTCTTCAGTTCCCTGAAAAAATATATGGTCATTTCCACAATACTTTGTCTATGCTATACACGCTAGTGTCCATGTAACATCACACAATTGTTAATATAACCTCCTATTCTATCTGATACATATTGCTAGACCTTAGATTCCAAGTGAATAGTCTATTCCCATATTTGACATATGTGATGCTAAGAACACACTGATTGATTAAGTTTATTGTAACTGGCAGGATAAACAAAGTATCTCGCTTGAGCCTGGTGGCCAATTTGAGCTTAGTGGTGCGCCCCTTGAAACTCTGCATCAAACTTGTGCTGAAGTCAATTCTCATCTTTATCAGGTTTGTAGATTTGTTCTGAGTTATTTTATCTGGTATGTTTGTTCCATTTTAATGTGATGATAAACCTGAATGAGTGGGAAAATAATTATCTAGAATCAATTCCTATCATGAACTCCGAAattttttaatcacattttaAATAGATTTTGTCAGAATTGTAAATGTGCCTTAACAAGAGAAGCTTTCCACAGACTAGTAAATCATGTCTAGTCCTTTTTAAAGATGTCAAGCCTATTGTACTTGTGGTTGTGGACACTCTATTTAACCAGCCAAATCAGACTTCAACAGATAATAATTGGTTTATGAAATGCACAGGTTAAGGCTGTTGCAGAGGAGATGGGGATTGGATTTTTAGGAATTGGCTTCCAGCCCACGCGGGGACGAGAAGACATACCAATAATGCCCAAGGTAACATCTATATGaacttataaatataaatttcaattttattgaggGGTGTATTCTCTTTTCTCCCTAGTTGCATTGTAGATAACCATGCATTATGTGGGTTTTTATGGCAGTTCTAACTGAGAGCCACTTTTCATTGCacattgattttttattttcttgagtTGACATATCTGTTTCCTTCAGTTGTGGCCTTGTGGGATAGTCTGTTGCATATTTCAATTTGGACCTGTTCCATTCGTGGAAGGTTTGACTACTGTGTAAGATCTGATGAGTTTCTACCTATACTGACAACATAATTTTCTCAGGGAAGATATGTAATTATGAAGAATTACATGCCCAAAGTTGGGTCACTGGGACTTGATATGATGTTTAGAACATGTACCGTCCAGGTGAGGAGTAATCCCTAATTCTCATCTACAGCTTGTTATTTCTACTTTTAGTTCTCAACGTACTTCTTTTAGTCTTCCTTAGATGCTTTATCAGGTGTTGGTTTCTGTTTCTCTTATAAAGGTGAACCTGGATTTTGATTCTGAAGCTGATATGATAAGGAAGTTCCGAACTGGTCTTGCCTTACAGCCTGTAAGTTGGCATTTATCTTTTTCAGGAACCATTTAATTACATGGGAtctaatatatttattaaacaGATAGCTACAGCATTATTTGCAAATTCACCATTCACTGAAAGGAAACCAAATGGCTATCTTAGCATGAGAAGGTAGTTATGCTTTTCCATGATTGTGACAGTTCAGTTTTTTTACTACCCTTAGTtatatgtaattaattttaGGCTTTGAAGAAGTTGATTCTCATAATACTTCATATTTCTGCACAGCCAAATATGGACAGACACCGACAATAACCGAGCTGGAATGCTCCCTTTTGTCTTTACGACTCCTTTGGGTATGTCCCCTTGTGATGAAAAAATCTAATATTTattattggaaatttggaaATAGTCTGACACTCTGCTGCCATATAAAGACAGTACAATTTCTACTTAGGGTTCTACACCcaccctttttagtaaaagcaTTTAATCCAAACTTCTTTGCTCTTCAGGAAGCATGTACATATAAAGACTCACTGcatcaaaaaatattttgaaaaccATGGACATTTTTCTTCCACTTTATCTGAATGCTTGGTACTGATCTTGCTATGTGCATATCTTCCATCAATCATAATTGTGTACAGCTGCAATGCCCCCCACCCACTCCAAGTTTTATGTTGGAAAATGTACCGAAATTGTTGACTTGTACGTATGTGAATTTGACTCCATGTTAACAAAAATCTGAGGAACTGGCCTGTTCTTGCATGTACCAACTGCAGTATCTAATTACACTCTTATAACCATAATATACTGATTGTCCTTACTACCCTTGACACCAGATCCATTTCGGTATAATCTCTAGACATATTCTTGTAAAACTTGATTAACAATTGACTTTGTATATTCTGGTTGACCTTTTCTAATGTGGTGATCTCTAAGGCCTTACCCtttttaaattgatttatgCTATGGAATAAATTACGCCTCTTGACACTGAGCATCATAACCTCTCGTTTTCTATTggctaaaattaaaattcaccTGCAACTTTTCCAGCTGAAAAGAGTGAAGTTTTGGAGGCCTTATTTCGACAATAATGTTGCTGTTTTATCAACCAGCTATTTTTAGCTGTATGTTTATGTTATCAGTCTACAAGTACTGGCACGTCTCCCTAATTAATTTATGTTATCTTTTGTAGATTATCACTTTGCTTCTTTAGTTAATTGATCCCAAAATGTTGCAGGAAGATGCATATCTAACTAATCGTTTAAGTATACACAACATAATACAAAAGCTCAAATTAGTTGGCTGCTTTTgacgttttttatttaaagTTTTCTTATGTTGTCACTAAATCCTTAGGAACTTTGAGTACATGTATTTGAATTTCAATATTAATGGACTACTTGTATTTCATGAGTGTTTGTTTGCTGGCACAGGTTTGAACAGTACGTAGAATATGCTCTTGACGTCCCAATGTACTTTGTCTATCGGCAGAAAAAGTATATTGATTGTGCTGGAATGTCCTTCCGGGTATTTATCTCCACATTATTCTTCCTGTATAGATTGCTTTCTTGTAATTTTGCTGGGTGACTGTTATCGTCTCTGATAAGTCTTCTACAGGACTTTTTGGCTGGAAAACTTCCTTGTCTTCCAGGTGAATATCCAACTCTTAACGATTGGGAGAATCATTTAACAACAATATTCCCAGAGGTTCGTATTGTGATCAATTCAGCAAAAAATGTTTGGAAGTCATGTTCACAGTTGTACTAATTTCTGTTATTATCTTTCCTCAGGTTAGGCTTAAAAGATACTTGGAGATGAGGGGTGCTGATGGAGGACCTTGGAGGCGACTATGTGCCCTACCTGCATTTTGGGTATATTCTCTTAGTTGCACAGTATTCTATCTTGTTCTTTTACTTATGTGGTTTAGACACttaaatttatcaaattatGAAAATAGCGAACATaagaatttctagtatttttaaTAAAACTTTACTGATTCAAAATTCCCGCTTCTTTTAATTGGTTTCTTTAGCACTATATTGGTTGCTTTACAGATCTCTGTACTAATATGACTGAGTTTCAGGTTGGTCTCTTGTATGATGAGGTCTCTCTACAAAATGTTCTGGACATGACAGCAGATTGGACTCCAGAGGAAAGACAAATGCTTAGAAATAAGGTAACATGATCAGTAGGCTGACTGTGATGGTAATCTTATTTGTTAGTACTATAGTACTATATAAGAAGCAGATTCTTTGAGTTCTGAATTGTGTGTTTTGGCTAATAGAAATTTATTGATTCATTGACTATGAATAAGTTAAAAGATTTCTGCGTATCTCAGTGGTGAGGTTATTATGATTTTGATTCAGTTTATGTTGCTATTCCAAAATAACTTATTCCAATTGATTGAAATATCTTTACAAAATTGGTTAATGTTGGGCTAGAGCATTAATTTCGGATATAAAATTTGGTGTGCTTTGCCAAATAAAAAGAGACTTGTGTTGAAATAATGGGCAGAAGAGTAATCAGCACGAAAATGGATTTAGTTTTTATGAGAGATATAAGCCCAAGCCATGCTACATTCCTTAGCTTCGTATCTTCCAATCTGAACACTCCTTGACAACCCCAACTTTCTGAACATATAGATTTTTCTCTGTTGCAAATTACTTAATCAAttctaatttgttattttttcagCTCCTGCAACTGCTACTATGCTTTTAATATTTCTGCATACTTACACTTATATGTGTCCATTATTGGCTATTAGTGTCATCTCTTTCTAATAGTTGCAGCTGCTAACAAGTACATCTAGCAATGCACCGAATCTAACGTTATTAGTAGCTGAGTTCATTGCTTAATTTCACAGTAACTAAAATGTGCAAAAATTACTATTTTGATTTAGGATCAAGGAATTTTATTCGTATAAAGAGGTGGTATTCATGTGCATACGCATCTTTGCATGTATGTGTGATGTGCCTGCTGCAATATACAAGCTTTTTAGTGCATGAAGTTCCATCCAGAATTGGCTTCATATGATGAGTCCGGTCTTCTACATCAGCAGTCATTAGAATTAGGCCACACTAAGGATTTCACCCTTTTTATGCCCTCTTTTCTGCAACTTGTAGTGCTGAGTAAAGCATACAAAGGAGTTTTTGAGCAAACATATCTGTATTGAAGTATGGTCACCTTTCTATTTGGGTTCTCGATGGTTGAAATCTGGAGCTATGTTGTCTTTAGCGGTAGAAGATGAGTAACTGCTTCAGATATCTTTTATTATCCTGCAATACCATTTTTGAACTTGCAAGGTTCTTTTATACTGGGCCATGAAGATCCACCCCTTTTAACTGAATTTTCTGTTGTAGGTCCCAAAGAGTGGGCTAAAGACGCCATTTCGGGATGGCCTGCTGAAGCATGTCGCACAAGAAGTTGTCAAATTTGCTAAGGTGACTTAACAATAATAACATTGTCTTTCCCAGTTTGCTTGATTGTACATAGTATAGCTTTTACTCGGTTATTGGGACATGAGTGGAGTGATCTTCCATCATTTCTTCCTTTCCACTGTTTATCTTTGTGTTTCTTTCTCATAGGATGGCTTGGAAAGAAGAGGTTACAAGGAAACTGGATTTTTAAATGAGGTGACTGAAGTTGTTAATACAGGTGAGCAGCGTAGGTCAAAAAAAACTTCTAGGGTCAAATATCCCTTGGTCTTatctttttataatttactGAGTTACACATGTGCTAGATGTCTAACAGCTCATTACGAACAAGATGGATGGCGCCCTTGCAAATGAACTTACTTTTCATGCATTAATTCTTGGGTTCCTTTTAAATTTACTTCTCATCTTATCAAGTATTGAcaaaattactagtattatgGATTATGAAATCCTCTTTGAAACCTCCTACTCCTTACCCGTTGTTTGTACCTAAAATGAGTTCACAAGATTTGACAAATGATTGTCACTATATTTCCATCCTGAGTTCATTATTACGATCACCCAACGAAAACACCCCCTTAGTGGTTGATTATACATGCACTGCCCCTCAACGAAAATGGATTGATGTTTGCTCTGAAAATGCGTAATGCAGGTATAACTCCAGCTGAAAAACTCCTTGCTCTGTACCATGAGAAGTGGGGACAAAGTGTAGATCCTGTATTTGATGAGTTGCTCTACTAGAGTTCGTCCGAAAATATCATGCTTCTCAGCGCACCTCTTTCAAGGTGAACCCCGAACAGAAAAAGTTAGGATTAGTTCTGATGAAGATATCTTACTCTTAAGGTCATCTTCTGTGCCTCTCATTTCTCATCTGTTGTGCTTTCTCATGAACAATTTACTCGAACTACTGCTATGCAAgactttccttttctttttctagtaATTTCTAATTTCTTATGATTATTGTTTTGAGTGTATGGAAACAATGTATGAGTGTGTAGTTAGGATCCAGCTGCTTCCATTCTTCCACTTAAACCTACCATATTGCACACTAGATTCCTTGTAACTCCCTTTAATTATTAGTGTTAATTGCATGTAATATCACAAAATTCTCCCATGTCTTTTAGACAAGTTTTAAAAATTCTCAATTGTCCCATGTGACCAaatttgctttattttattttttatgtttttagtttcTTAGGTTCAAAGCGGCGTCTAGTCATCCATGTCATCACATTATTTGCCCTAAAAAAGTTACTGTGAGACAATTGAAAATTCTTAAAACTTCGTGATttgtaatttcaaattttgaaatgtgtgagaaattataatttgatcaaattttgattGGAAATTAATCTATTATAGGTTGAATTTGTGTCTTGATACAAGTGACGTATACGCCTCGCTAGAAGTACACAATAAGGCCAAAAGTGAACAGCATGATTGGATGCAAAGTTCATGCCTGTTTCAGATGATTTTCAAAAAATCATAATGATTTCTCCTCGTTGCATTGCAGCAAAAAAGACAATTCCGTCGCCTTGGTGGTtccacactccggcccgacatcatgtgagaaGGTTCATTCAAGGTACGCAGTAGCTCGTTAAGgggaggccttaacccactggctgccagaagcccatctcccaaggcctggCGGCtccacactccggcccgacatcatgtgagggggttcaatcagggtacgcagtagcctgTTAAGGAggaggccttaacccactggctgccagaagcccatctcccaaggcctcacacttgtgcctgagagatggaagcaactacacgaccgCAGTGGGATTCGAACTCagactcattgcagcaagatatgcccctccgttgccaactgcaacaagatctgcccctccatTGCCAACTGCGCCACGCCATGCGGGCTAATGATTTCTCCTCAGCTAATATGAATCAATACCAAGTTACTAACAGAATACAATAAACATGACGTCATTTTGATTGACTATCCAATGAAATTGACATGTAATGCCTTCAGGAATCATAGGAAAATTGTACTCTAGTTTTAAAACAAGAGCATATAAAGATAATTGGCTCAAATAATTTTCAACCACTCATTTAACAACAATGCCAAATACAAACAATATACTGAAGCAAATAAAATCATCTAAAAACCAACAAACAAGAAATATATGTGtgacaaaatacaaataagaaATACAGCATGTCTCTTTATCAACATGGTGATCCATCCCTTTTCACTGCCA encodes:
- the LOC121785504 gene encoding glutamate--cysteine ligase, chloroplastic-like, giving the protein MTLMSHPGSSHSIHSEVIQCKTRWNGVNRFSKTVDSARRNETSLGMRSPLWSSLKVKPSSSSFGIGVRWRQERQVTVAASPPTEDAVISTEPLTKEDLVAYLASGCKPKENWRIGTEHEKFGFEIGSLNPMRYEQIAELLNVISERFHWDKIMEGENIIGLKQDKQSISLEPGGQFELSGAPLETLHQTCAEVNSHLYQVKAVAEEMGIGFLGIGFQPTRGREDIPIMPKGRYVIMKNYMPKVGSLGLDMMFRTCTVQVNLDFDSEADMIRKFRTGLALQPIATALFANSPFTERKPNGYLSMRSQIWTDTDNNRAGMLPFVFTTPLGMFEQYVEYALDVPMYFVYRQKKYIDCAGMSFRDFLAGKLPCLPGEYPTLNDWENHLTTIFPEVRLKRYLEMRGADGGPWRRLCALPAFWVGLLYDEVSLQNVLDMTADWTPEERQMLRNKVPKSGLKTPFRDGLLKHVAQEVVKFAKDGLERRGYKETGFLNEVTEVVNTGITPAEKLLALYHEKWGQSVDPVFDELLY